The Clavelina lepadiformis chromosome 3, kaClaLepa1.1, whole genome shotgun sequence region TCTCACTTACTTTCGGTAACATTGGCATCCATTTGCTTTGGCGCTTCTACAACAAGCTCTGTGaaagtatatatttatataacaTCCAGTAATATATATGTttcttatttaaatatttttagagTACAGTATTGTATTTGGCTAGATCAAATTCTAAAGAGCCATAAGTTATTAAAATCATTATtccaataaaaacatttccgAGACGACATAGTTacctttttgtttaatttgtattTCTGTTGGTTGTAAGTCATCGTTGCGCACGGTAGGCTTGACTGTGGCTGTCAGGTCAGAACCATTTGTAACGCCTTTAGCTGGTGGGGCGGTGACGTTGACTGCTTTACTTCCAGAGCAACCCATTATTTATAGTTGTACAGCGTTCGTTCTCAACAAAAAGCTACAGATACGCTTATAAGTTGTCTACACTCTGAAAAGTACTCAAATACTATAACAGAGAGTACCTTTATCAAGTTAAAATTAGCAGGTAAATGATTGTTTGGGCCTTGGACGCTATTTGTAGGCTACATTCCTGCATAAGCAAATAGCAAATGACAAACCACAAATGCATTCAACGCCTGGTTATTGTAAACAATTGTTGTTTGTCACGCACTTTTACCTGCTTTTATTAATTTCACAAGAACCTGCAAACTTCTTATACAATGTCGAATAACTTTATCGTAGGAGCTTACCATATGAGATAATCAGCCAGCAGTCATGTTTAAAGAAGTAGGCCTACCTGGTTTCTTATCTTTGTTCACAATAAAGATCACGGTATTCAACATTTACTGAAGACCATTGTAGTCGCTACCGCTGCTACTTCGCCAGACAATATATTCTTTCGTAATTCACAGCATCACAACAAAAGGTAATTTTATCCAACTGTGTCATAAGCACACAGCCTGTTACCGGTTATAAACTCAGAAGAAGTTTGCTattgttagaaatttttgtctTGAGGTCGGGAATTTGAAGGACAGACAGTAAAATCATGAAAAAGCAAGAACGATGTCTACTATTGGTCGACTtaccaataaattaaattaactcACAAGGCcttttcattttgcaaaaacccATTCTGACTGCAAATCACCTTAGCTTTTCCTTGTGTTTGTCTTATTTTGACTCTTAGCAAGCAACTTATTGTGGTAATAAACTCAGAAACAGTTTGCTATTGTTTGAACATTTTGTCACgaattttgtcaaaacaatCAGGAAGCAAAAAAATGCTTTCTTTTTATTAACGGGTCGCCGACTAGGAAACTATATAAACTGACAAAGCCCTTTCATTTTGCAGACACCAACTCTGATTGCAAATTATACCGGCTCATCATTGTTTTCGTCTATGATTTCGGTAAAGGCGCCTACACTCTGCTGTTTGATGACGTTGTAATGCAAGAAGCAAATGACGATGCTTCTGTCTCTGTCTTCAAGATAATCATCTATGCTATGATGTCGACACTCGACACGCTCGCTATACTACGCGGTCGGTCTACACATGCTTCCATATCCCAGCAAGGACAATAGAGATTCTTTCATTCGTTATAAAAACACATATACAGGAGAGCTTGACATAAACTCACCGTTGTTATCCTAAACAAACTTGGAGAACAATTAACAACCGCGGGCTCTTGCGATAGAGTTCATTTTGAGTCCAAGACAGTCTATTTTAAGACCTTTATGCTAGGTTTTCAAAGGCGGATATTTACTGCGACATCATGCGGACTATCATTTATCCGTAAACTGATCTTGACCAGGTGGTTGCTAGGCAACGGAAGCACGCAGCGTGTTTGTTCATGGCGAGACCAGTGAATTTTCTCCAGCCTTCAGCATTGTGCGCTCGTGTTTGCTTACGAACAATAGGTAATGTCGTGTTTCCACTAGAACAACCCTAGTCACCTTTTATAAGTGCTCTAAGTAAACTTAAAAGCTTTCTTCTATTTATTTTGTGGCAAAGCGGCGCATAGTTGGTCAAGACTGGATTGTTTGCACTCGCACAAAATCCGCTTTTATTCGTCAAATCAGTTTTTAAATATGAACATAAGGAATGAATCATCAAATAACTCTGTATTCATATCTATTAAAAGTAaggttaataaaaataattattagaccattttaacttaaaatctAAACAACTAAGAAAGAACTAAAATAATTGGTATTTTTGGATAAATTTGTTTCCACCGCTATAAAAATTGGccaaattactaaaaatgacCATAGTGCTCTTACACAGAGAGCGATTATTAACTGTGTCGGTGGTCCGTTTATTGCAGGAACAACGATCGTCATAACAAGCAGAAACCTCTTCATAACTTTAACGCATTATGTATGTGCTTGCTTACAGTCGTCCACACAGTTTGCGAAATGAACATGTTGCTATGCTATGACTGAAATTGGGAAAGCATAAGCTACGCTGCAGCATTAACGTTTTTCGAGAAACACCTAGTAACCTATTGCGCTGTTATAATCCACTGCTTAACAAATTCTACACCTTGCGAAATGACGGATATTATTCTAAAATCATCCCCTTGCTTTAACAATAAAGATCGACAGAAAATCCTTTGTGTTTATACAACGCACCCTTAATGCCCAACATACAAACGGTGACGCCATCAGTGGAGCATGACCAGAATATTTTTACTTCCACAGTTTAACTAAGCAGGGAACCGTTACCTTTAATAAATTCGACAAAAGTCTGACGTAGATAAATGCTTTCACGAGACCTTGAAACGTTGCTATGCATCGGTTGATAGGATAAAggttattttgttaaatctgTAATAATTTTACAATACTCAATCATTTTCCGCAACATTTCAGCGTTTGAGTTTACTGTATGTATTTGTTTAGATACGAAATTAGGTTCTAAATTTACTCAAAGCGTTTACTATAAGCGTAAACGGTCTATAGCAAAGCCTTGGCAGTATAGTAGTTTACAAGTTATACATTTAAACTTAAACCGGAATTTTTCTAAAACGTATTGACATATCGTATTCAAggcacaaaaaataaaccttCAAAGCGAGAACAGAAATCGAGTCTGCCAAGTATAAGAATGAAACTAGATTTAACGTCGCTAAAAGCATCTACCCAGCAATCTGTAACAACAGATCATACTCATCAGCTCTACCCTGCCTGCCTGAGCAGGCTGATCGTCTGAAAACATACACGCGCACCAGATCATCGCTTGAGTGTGTAAATTACATCACACAAAGACCGTCGCTACGTTACTACCTTTCACCTGTGTAAATAGCCACACTACACAAAAGCGACTTTTTCGAAATACATTAGCGCAACCTTGCGGGAATGGTTAAGAGTTCTTCCATGGATTCCGTCAACAGAAAGTGATCACCCACTGTTTATAGCAATATGTGAAGGGCTCAATTCCAAAATCTCTTACATCCACATTTAGTGTTGtcgaaaaaatgcaaaaacacaTCTATGATGCTTTCTTATGACTCAATGACTTTAAAAAGTGCTTTTGTCTTCAAAAATATGCTGCTAGTTTGAAAggtattttcagtttttttaccAGGCTTAAATCGAGAATTTAGATGTAAAGATTTtcgaaacaaaaattaacaaaaacagtaATAAGTTTAAACAATTCACGGGCCCGTGGCGAATTTTTAGCGGGGTCCtcgaaaattttcatttaaaaaatatttgcgctGGATCCTTCAAGGCACAAGGGACCTGTGTCAACTGCAATGCTTGCAACATTGTGCTACTACGTTAATCCGACCCTAAATAGGGGCCGCGTCATTACCACCACTATTATCATCTAGACTTTTAGAGCATAGGCCTACTATCACTTCAAATGACTGATAGAAATCCACATAGTAAATGCTCtgatttcattgattgaaatagataaaaagaGCTTTGCAAACAAATCAAGATGGTGTGTAAGAGGTTTTGGAAATATAGGACAGATGAGTTTGTAGTTAAGATAAAACAGTActtaaacacacaaaaaacaattttggcaaAGATTGTCTGtgaaaggttttaaaattgtgttttagattgataattttgttgtttgcattGTTAGAAAATCAACATAGCTAATAACTTCGTTGACGTGATGTGACCGGAAGATGCACTCCATTACTGGCagcccacttatcctacaaaAACAGGCAAATCATAGACGACATTCGGTATATATTTATGCGTAAAATTGTGCTAATAAATTGATTTACTTCCTTTGTAAAGATTAAAAATCACCGTTTAGGTTCTTTGGTAAGATTTATGAATCTACTGTATTTCCATTTATGGCCTACAATTCGTGCAGCATATATCAACTGCCTGCTATGGGGACTTTCCCTAATTTGAATACAGATGATagtgttaaaaaaaattaaatatttgttttttaaccaCAATGTTTTTCAGTCGAAATGCTAGTGGTTTGACtattttttaatgatttttataaatttgtaattgattttgttaattttctaTATTTCAGGTTTTTAACAACTAGTAGAATATGTCATTTTATCTTCCActcgaaaaatattttcacccaTCGCAGTATATGATATTTATTGCAGATGTCAGCGCCAATGGCAACGACAAACGTTCTTTTCTGTAATGGGCTTGTCTAGACTGGTAATTAATCACTGTAATTCGGAGCAACAACGGTCAGGCGGTAGCTATTCAAGTGATAGCTACGCCTATTGAGTGGTTTATAGAAAAGCTGTAATGCaaatatttaactttatttaataGTGCTTCGAGTTACCTGCCCTGATAAGTGCTTTTTGATACCGGATAGATTGTTCCTATATCTACAGCAGTCGGCATTCAGCTtggaaaatttgcttttttcgGAAGAAAATCACCACGCAACAGGCACAAAAGATAACAATTAGGCCTATACGCGCAAATTGTTCAGAAAAAAACGCATCTTGTCTGTCTGTCTGCGcattttcgtttattttgcaaaataattttgcagaTAGAATATtgcttataggcctataggtcAGTCACTTGGTCAACTGTGTTAGAAGCATTAAATCTAAACTGTCATATTAATTAACGGCTGTCCAGATTAGAAATATAAGAAATTCGTTGAAAAACAATCCAGTCTGTTAGCCTACTGGTATGCAATGCGGCTTCAtccaaaaagatttttttgtacACCTGCCATATTCTACTATCTGATCTTATTATCATGCTATACTAAACGATGGTCATTTCCTCtagtaattttttattgtcagACAAGGCTTGTCGCAGAAAGTGTGCCGTGTGTAGCATAATAGTGTCTGCTTTGcgtacttttatcatttaatatttgcacttctttcaaaaattataaGACTGCCTTTTTCTTATCAGAGTACCTGTCGTTATCTAGTGCAACTTTGGGCTAAGTTCGAAAGTGAAATTGTGTTGGtgcattttaattagaatATTATGGATTCAAGTGTTGACCACTCTCATATACCTGGTCACCAATCTCATTCTCTTTCATCGCCTCATTTTGCTGGATCACATGAATCTCATGGTGATGGTCACCACAAAGGTCTTGTTACAGAAGTGCATCAGCATAAGCCTCATCATGTCTCTGTGGAAGGAGATATCAAAATTCTGAAAACTGTGTAAGTTGACTATATAAATGATATACCGACCACctctttattttatattatttttattaaaattatgtgtTAAGTTAAGCACTTAGGGCATGGACATACTTAAATTTATGAGCATGCTTTGTTCAttgtttagaaaaataaaGTGACTTTTTCACTGGCAGAATGCATTGTTTGAGATAGGCAACCCAATTGGGAGAAATGACAACATTTATCttaaattttcttaataaCTCTTAGCGTAGGGTTTGAGTTAACTTAGCTGATAGATTAGGTCCAGCTTGGGGTTGGTGATGCGATTACTTGCAGGTTAGGTTAACGTTTAAGTGAGGAAAGCGATTTGAATATAAAATTTTGGCTGGTGAAATAGATACGGCTTTCATAAAAACCTGTTTAAGTTCCCGTTTTGTATCAGTTACATTGGTTTTGTTTCCAACAGAGAGCTCAACAGTGAAGGAATGTGCTGTAAATTTTCAGAAGATGGGGAAAAGATGGCCCTCGGCCTCTCCAACGGAGATATAAAGGTTcagttttgcagtttttaatTTCATGCTACGGTATTTGCTTTATGTTTTTGAAGgtatgatatttttaaatCGTTCAGGTTTAAGGCGGATCAAACAGTAGACTTCACTTAATATGACTACCTTGGGACCAGaccattttggtcataatCTCTAAATGGTCACAACAACCGAAGTTGCTACAGTCCAGTGTATACAATTATAACTACACCAGGACCGATACAATTAGgcacaaaatgtaaaaaaatgataCAAAACAATTGGGTTATGATATCTACTGTTACATGGCACTATTTTCACTGCCATGTTGCATAGTTAACATagaaaatttgaaagaaataGAAAGAGTGGTCATAGTATCTGAAGACTGGTCAGTGGTTATTGTAAGTGGATAATTTTATATGGACACATTCGGGACCATATGAAACTGGTCAGTTAAAGTGGGCGGTCATATTATTCCTGGTCATATTAAGCTATTTATACTAAATAACATTTTAAGTAGCACAGGCTTTAACTTTTGCTCAAtaacaaaatgcatttttagtTTGTGCTTTTAAAGTATGTTACACTTGCAGGTTTACAAAGCTGCTACAGGATCATGCATTTATCATTTGTCGGACGAGGACACAAAGTCTGATCGTTTGCCAGTAACTTCACTCAATTTTGTTCCGAAAGATCTTTCATCACGAGGAGAACTGTTAATCGCAACATGTGAGGCATTTTAGTTCGGTTTTTTGACAAACTTATATAGTTGTAAACGACTAAAAAACAAGCATAACACCAGTATTGCAATGCTAGATCTTTTTATCTTTGTGTATTTACTGGTATTCGTATAACACTGCAACTaccattttgtaaatgttaatgTATGTTGCTTATTTTAGTTCTATATAAAAATGCCAACTGGTTAAACATTGTGATACTTTGTCTTAAGATGCAAGCGGTGTGATCAAATTTTGGCACATTGAAACAGCCACCTCTCTGCAAACTATTCATGAATCATGTCAGCTGTTGGCAGCTTCTTTGTCCCCGTCTTCGTTACATTTGGTAGTCGGTGGTAGCTCAGAACAAATTTATCTTTACGATGTTGCAACAGGGAAGAAAGCTGGCATATGTGCCCCAAGGTAATCTTTTAGTATAGATGTATGATTTACTCTACATCCTTACCAACTGTCACATTATTGCTAGAATATTGAAGGTGGgcctttaaaaatatttttggtttctAGACACCACAGTTACATAtagttaataatttatttatatactgAGTATACCCTACATCACTATCAGTTTACTTGTAGGTTCTTAATTACGTACATTTTTTaccttattttgttttaattgtttcagCCCAAATAAGTTGGTGATGGATGGTCATAGATTTCGCAT contains the following coding sequences:
- the LOC143450716 gene encoding WD repeat-containing protein 18-like produces the protein MDSSVDHSHIPGHQSHSLSSPHFAGSHESHGDGHHKGLVTEVHQHKPHHVSVEGDIKILKTVELNSEGMCCKFSEDGEKMALGLSNGDIKVYKAATGSCIYHLSDEDTKSDRLPVTSLNFVPKDLSSRGELLIATYASGVIKFWHIETATSLQTIHESCQLLAASLSPSSLHLVVGGSSEQIYLYDVATGKKAGICAPSPNKLVMDGHRFRIFALKHYPIDDCTFLSGGWDDTIQIWDQREEHSVRRIFGPHICGDGLDVDVKHGHILSASWRKHDVLQVWDFKTGNRIKTIPPDFSGDSLLYCGQWLGKDHILCGGSEQNIVRVIDKTTLATSGIISHLPSGVYSVDHDRNRLSRHHHHHGDVTMITATAGNHLYFLSNAPVVPKHEK